In the genome of Nocardioides seonyuensis, one region contains:
- a CDS encoding GNAT family N-acetyltransferase, protein MSTDVITWLPEEWSHPVHVPMGRDHHLRPLRATDLDLATAAVSSSRVRLWSIYGRAWGWPPAGLTREQELVELTRAEAEIAAHESFDYGLFDRDETALLGCVHLDPTPKTGADADISWWVVDALVGSELEALLATFVPTWVAAEWPLARPRYVGRDLTWDDWLDLPEDVPPLP, encoded by the coding sequence ATGAGCACCGACGTCATCACCTGGCTCCCCGAGGAGTGGTCGCACCCCGTCCACGTCCCGATGGGCCGGGACCACCACCTGCGGCCCCTCCGGGCGACCGACCTGGATCTTGCCACCGCCGCCGTATCGTCCTCCCGGGTCCGGCTGTGGTCGATCTACGGCCGCGCCTGGGGCTGGCCGCCGGCGGGCCTCACCCGGGAGCAGGAGCTCGTGGAGCTCACCCGGGCCGAGGCCGAGATCGCGGCCCACGAGTCCTTCGACTACGGCCTGTTCGACCGCGACGAGACGGCGCTGCTCGGGTGCGTGCACCTGGACCCGACGCCCAAGACCGGCGCCGATGCCGACATCTCCTGGTGGGTCGTCGACGCACTGGTCGGCAGCGAGTTGGAGGCACTTCTCGCGACCTTCGTGCCCACCTGGGTCGCCGCCGAGTGGCCCCTGGCCCGGCCCCGCTACGTCGGGCGCGACCTCACCTGGGACGACTGGCTCGACCTCCCCGAGGACGTCCCACCACTCCCCTGA
- a CDS encoding Ig-like domain-containing protein, which produces MKKLPLALTAMTAIVAGLLAPGGASASAGTWNDGFQYEDQMVSCATGQVTTGVSANVGWMSPTGAVPKVGEVFWLRGYAGLVGMPCSSGTNIIPEIMVPDGIEFAEGEVRWDISKPGEQVLTEDPISADPNGQNGGIMIGNADETPFKLRQGEILEFQFPVRATRELKGPATQQPQCQSRIDGDAPCPISQSGDHFQVAFLTNGHGGDRWYVTPFVGLFATDGSTPPPTTPPTTNPVPGPGTTPTPGTTPAPAPAPGSAAGQAASSTSAKWKITKAGKGKATITVTSGAAPVGGVIVKDKGRTLAKATLKATDNGRVVIKLPRLRKGKHVLVAQFRGSSTVAASVSPKRVVRLR; this is translated from the coding sequence ATGAAGAAGCTCCCCCTGGCCCTGACCGCGATGACCGCCATCGTCGCAGGCCTGCTCGCACCCGGAGGCGCAAGCGCCAGTGCGGGCACCTGGAACGACGGGTTCCAGTACGAGGACCAGATGGTCAGCTGCGCTACCGGCCAGGTGACGACCGGCGTGAGCGCCAACGTCGGCTGGATGTCGCCGACCGGCGCAGTGCCGAAGGTCGGTGAGGTGTTCTGGCTGCGCGGCTATGCCGGGCTCGTCGGAATGCCGTGCAGCAGCGGCACCAACATCATCCCCGAGATCATGGTCCCCGACGGGATCGAGTTCGCCGAGGGCGAGGTCCGTTGGGACATCAGCAAGCCGGGTGAGCAAGTCCTCACCGAGGACCCGATCAGCGCCGACCCCAACGGACAGAACGGCGGGATCATGATCGGCAACGCCGACGAGACCCCCTTCAAGCTCAGGCAGGGCGAGATCCTGGAGTTCCAGTTCCCGGTGCGTGCCACCCGCGAGCTCAAGGGCCCGGCCACCCAGCAGCCCCAGTGCCAGTCGCGCATCGACGGGGACGCACCGTGCCCGATCAGCCAGTCCGGTGACCACTTCCAGGTCGCCTTCCTGACCAACGGCCACGGTGGCGACCGGTGGTACGTCACGCCGTTCGTCGGGCTCTTCGCGACCGACGGCAGCACGCCGCCGCCGACCACGCCGCCGACGACGAACCCGGTGCCCGGTCCCGGCACCACGCCGACCCCCGGCACCACCCCGGCACCGGCCCCTGCCCCCGGCTCGGCCGCGGGCCAGGCGGCGTCGAGCACGTCGGCGAAGTGGAAGATCACCAAGGCCGGCAAGGGCAAGGCCACCATCACGGTCACCTCGGGTGCCGCTCCGGTGGGCGGCGTGATCGTCAAGGACAAGGGCCGCACCCTGGCCAAGGCGACGCTCAAGGCGACCGACAACGGCCGGGTGGTCATCAAGCTCCCCCGGCTGCGCAAGGGCAAGCACGTGCTCGTCGCGCAGTTCCGAGGCTCGTCCACCGTGGCCGCCTCGGTCTCCCCCAAGCGGGTGGTCCGGCTCCGCTGA
- a CDS encoding ABC transporter permease subunit: MTTTATLVRDVQAVRVAPVPLGRVVRVELRKMFDTRSGFWLMASIVIFALLTMIGVVLFAPDEDLTFYTFAKALGFPMTLVLPMIAALSITGEWSQRTGLSTFTMVPDRSRVLLAKTISSVVVGVVAMFFALAVGVVGNLVGTAIAGTDLVWDVSAVEVFNIVLGSLLCLLTGTMLGMVFRSSAGALVAYLVLALVLPAIAGILSASEPGFVDIQPWVDANWARSFLFEGTPSAEQWAQIGVTTSFWLVLPALLGLRLVLRSEVK, encoded by the coding sequence ATGACCACCACGGCCACCCTCGTCCGAGACGTGCAGGCAGTGCGCGTGGCGCCCGTCCCCCTGGGACGTGTCGTCCGCGTGGAGCTTCGCAAGATGTTCGACACCCGATCGGGGTTCTGGCTGATGGCCAGCATCGTGATCTTCGCCTTGCTGACCATGATCGGGGTGGTCCTCTTCGCGCCCGACGAGGACCTGACCTTCTACACGTTCGCCAAGGCTCTCGGCTTCCCCATGACGCTCGTGCTGCCGATGATCGCGGCGCTCTCCATCACCGGGGAGTGGAGCCAGCGCACCGGGCTGTCCACGTTCACGATGGTCCCCGACCGCAGCCGGGTCCTGCTGGCCAAGACCATCTCCTCGGTGGTCGTCGGCGTCGTCGCGATGTTCTTCGCCCTCGCCGTCGGTGTGGTCGGGAACCTGGTGGGTACGGCGATCGCCGGCACCGACCTGGTCTGGGACGTCTCGGCCGTCGAGGTCTTCAACATCGTGCTGGGCAGCCTGCTGTGCCTGCTCACCGGCACGATGCTGGGAATGGTCTTCCGGAGCTCGGCCGGCGCGCTGGTGGCGTACCTCGTGCTCGCCCTGGTGCTCCCGGCCATCGCCGGGATCCTGAGCGCCAGCGAGCCTGGGTTCGTCGACATCCAGCCGTGGGTGGACGCGAACTGGGCGCGGTCGTTCCTCTTCGAGGGGACGCCGAGCGCGGAGCAGTGGGCACAGATCGGGGTGACCACCTCGTTCTGGCTCGTGCTGCCGGCCCTGCTCGGGCTGAGGCTCGTCCTGCGGTCCGAGGTCAAGTAG
- a CDS encoding ABC transporter ATP-binding protein: MITIENLTKKYGHNLVVDDVSFVAEPGRVTGFLGPNGAGKSTTMRMVVGLTKPTSGTTTVAGRSFRDLPNPGREVGVMLDASAQHAGRTGREILTIAQRTMGVPAGRVEEMLELVSLTGDEPDRRVGNYSLGMRQRLGIAAALIGNPGALILDEPANGLDPAGIRWMRDLLRDFADRGGAVLLSSHLLREVEVIADDIVMIGAGRTVCQGSKADLLRGVGSVVRAEDPRVLLGALQATGADTTLLHDGVISTDADPADVGRVALRAGVVVTDLRPTDSGLEDMFLQLTADTQRDNKRHTKSERRAA, from the coding sequence GTGATCACCATCGAGAACCTCACCAAGAAGTACGGCCACAACCTCGTCGTCGACGACGTCAGCTTCGTGGCCGAGCCGGGCCGTGTCACCGGTTTCCTCGGTCCCAACGGCGCGGGGAAGTCCACCACCATGCGGATGGTCGTCGGCCTGACGAAGCCGACCTCGGGCACGACGACCGTGGCCGGACGTTCCTTCCGCGACCTGCCGAACCCCGGGCGTGAGGTCGGCGTCATGCTCGACGCATCGGCCCAGCACGCCGGCCGTACCGGCCGGGAGATCCTCACGATCGCCCAACGCACCATGGGGGTGCCGGCCGGACGCGTCGAGGAGATGCTCGAGCTGGTCAGCCTCACCGGCGACGAGCCGGACCGCCGGGTGGGCAACTACTCCCTCGGGATGCGGCAACGCCTCGGGATCGCCGCTGCCCTGATCGGCAACCCGGGTGCGCTCATCCTCGACGAGCCGGCGAACGGTCTCGACCCCGCGGGGATCCGCTGGATGCGCGACCTGCTCCGCGACTTCGCCGACCGTGGCGGCGCCGTCCTGCTCTCCTCGCACCTCCTTCGTGAGGTGGAGGTCATCGCGGACGACATCGTGATGATCGGCGCGGGTCGAACCGTGTGCCAGGGGAGCAAGGCCGACCTGCTGCGGGGAGTGGGCAGCGTCGTGCGGGCAGAGGACCCACGGGTGCTGCTCGGGGCCCTGCAGGCGACCGGGGCCGACACCACCCTCCTCCATGACGGCGTCATCAGCACCGACGCCGACCCGGCCGACGTGGGACGGGTTGCCCTCCGGGCCGGGGTCGTCGTCACGGACCTGCGTCCCACCGACAGTGGCCTCGAGGACATGTTCCTCCAGCTCACCGCCGACACCCAGCGAGACAACAAGCGACACACCAAGAGTGAGAGGAGAGCAGCATGA
- a CDS encoding response regulator, with the protein MTIRVLVVDDQAMVRAGFRMLLSDEPGIEVVAEAATGREAVAHAARLHPDVILMDIRMPELDGLEATRRILATDSDARVLILTTFDLDDYVFEALRAGASGFVLKDDPPEQLLAAVRTVASGEALLSPTVTRRVIRHFAGTRHQAPPPGIADLTSRELEVFELITRGLSNAEIGEELFISDTTVKTHVTRLLQKLGLRDRAQAIVLAYQSGLFQHEA; encoded by the coding sequence ATGACGATCCGCGTGCTCGTGGTGGACGACCAGGCCATGGTCCGCGCCGGGTTCCGGATGCTGCTGTCCGACGAGCCCGGCATCGAGGTCGTGGCGGAGGCCGCCACGGGCCGGGAGGCCGTGGCACACGCGGCCCGCCTGCACCCGGACGTGATCCTGATGGACATCCGGATGCCCGAGCTCGACGGTCTGGAGGCGACGCGGCGCATCCTCGCCACCGACAGCGACGCCCGGGTGCTGATCCTGACGACCTTCGACCTCGACGACTACGTGTTCGAGGCACTGCGCGCCGGCGCGAGCGGCTTCGTGCTGAAGGACGACCCGCCCGAGCAGCTGCTGGCAGCCGTGCGGACGGTCGCGTCCGGCGAGGCGCTGCTCTCCCCGACGGTCACCCGGCGGGTGATCCGCCACTTCGCCGGCACCCGCCACCAGGCGCCGCCCCCCGGGATCGCCGACCTGACCTCCAGGGAGCTCGAGGTCTTCGAGCTGATCACCCGAGGGCTCTCCAACGCCGAGATCGGCGAGGAGCTGTTCATCAGCGACACGACGGTCAAGACACACGTCACCCGCCTGCTGCAGAAGCTGGGGCTGCGCGACCGTGCCCAGGCGATCGTCCTCGCCTACCAGTCCGGGCTCTTCCAGCACGAGGCCTGA
- a CDS encoding sensor histidine kinase — MSRAGPFAARLGLDLLVVVTAVVTATTTVLRDDLLHPTGPRFVLGVIGITGAVLVLLARHRFPFAAPACTWVMCSALSFLDGQLIVNGGAILIAGMGAAVLLGSHRNAALSRLGLVIVLTGSVAVVRNGPDSSADDLLSVPLMFAIGWLVGWALRERTERTEAAEGRAVRAEREREAAARIAVAEERGRIARELHDVVAHAVSVIVLQVGAVRHRLPEDAEAEREALRNVEEAGRTALAEMRRLLTAMREEGDEAELLPRPGLGDLARLVHDVDAAGLRVDVHVRGEPVPLPPGLDLSAYRIVQEGLTNSLRHSGAGRAEVTVDYAPDELLLEVRDHGAGDPGASGGHGHGLVGIRERVKLFGGEMSAGPAPGGGFLVRARLPREVERP; from the coding sequence GTGAGCCGCGCCGGGCCGTTCGCCGCCAGACTTGGCCTCGACCTCCTGGTCGTGGTCACGGCGGTGGTGACCGCGACGACGACCGTGCTGCGTGACGACCTGCTGCACCCGACCGGGCCGCGCTTCGTGCTCGGGGTCATCGGCATCACCGGCGCGGTGCTGGTGCTGCTGGCCCGCCACAGGTTCCCGTTCGCGGCGCCCGCGTGCACGTGGGTCATGTGCTCCGCCCTGTCCTTCCTCGACGGGCAGCTGATCGTCAACGGGGGCGCCATCCTCATCGCGGGGATGGGTGCCGCGGTGCTCCTCGGCAGCCACCGCAACGCGGCGCTGTCCCGCCTGGGGCTGGTGATCGTGCTGACCGGCTCGGTGGCGGTCGTGCGCAACGGACCAGACTCCTCGGCCGACGACCTGCTCTCCGTGCCGCTGATGTTCGCGATCGGCTGGTTGGTCGGCTGGGCCCTGCGCGAGAGGACCGAGCGCACCGAGGCCGCCGAGGGCAGGGCCGTCCGTGCCGAGCGGGAGCGCGAGGCCGCGGCCAGGATCGCCGTCGCCGAGGAGCGCGGCCGGATCGCCCGCGAGCTCCACGACGTGGTCGCCCACGCCGTGAGCGTGATCGTGCTCCAGGTCGGAGCCGTACGCCACCGCCTGCCCGAGGACGCCGAGGCGGAGCGTGAGGCCCTGCGAAACGTGGAGGAGGCCGGACGTACGGCGCTCGCCGAGATGCGCCGACTCCTCACCGCCATGCGCGAGGAGGGGGACGAGGCCGAGCTGCTGCCGCGTCCCGGACTGGGCGACCTCGCCCGCCTCGTGCACGACGTCGACGCCGCGGGACTGAGGGTCGACGTGCACGTGCGCGGCGAGCCGGTGCCGCTGCCCCCAGGGCTCGACCTGTCGGCCTACCGCATCGTCCAGGAGGGACTCACCAACAGCCTGCGGCACTCCGGCGCTGGACGGGCCGAGGTGACGGTGGACTACGCACCCGACGAGCTGCTGCTCGAGGTCCGGGACCACGGAGCCGGGGACCCGGGAGCCAGCGGTGGCCACGGCCACGGTCTCGTGGGCATCCGCGAACGGGTCAAGCTCTTCGGCGGCGAGATGTCGGCCGGGCCCGCCCCCGGAGGCGGCTTCCTCGTCCGCGCCCGCCTGCCGCGGGAGGTCGAGCGGCCATGA